The following proteins are co-located in the Streptomyces sp. NBC_01198 genome:
- a CDS encoding YunG family protein, which produces MTTWNLLDLDQALRASWAADTCSPDDLVRGRWHQDNPAWGHCDISALLVHDLFGGDLKVGEVHHAGEQHGFHWWNVLPSGVELDLTREQFLHGQQVTAARVVNRPPGPLPRRWAEYLLLRERVTRHLGPLPEPDTMVQRAADGAGQMSIPGPPRSSES; this is translated from the coding sequence ATGACCACATGGAATCTGCTGGACCTCGATCAGGCGCTGCGCGCGTCGTGGGCCGCCGACACCTGCTCGCCCGACGACCTGGTGCGTGGCCGGTGGCACCAGGACAATCCGGCGTGGGGGCACTGCGACATCAGCGCGCTGCTCGTCCATGACCTCTTCGGCGGCGACCTGAAGGTCGGCGAGGTCCACCACGCCGGTGAGCAGCACGGCTTCCACTGGTGGAACGTGCTGCCGAGCGGCGTGGAGCTGGACCTGACCCGCGAGCAGTTCCTGCACGGCCAGCAGGTCACCGCCGCCCGCGTCGTCAACCGCCCGCCGGGGCCGCTGCCACGCCGCTGGGCGGAGTATCTGCTGCTGCGCGAGCGGGTCACCCGCCACCTCGGCCCGCTGCCGGAGCCGGACACCATGGTCCAGCGGGCCGCCGACGGGGCAGGGCAGATGTCGATACCCGGCCCTCCCCGTTCGTCGGAAAGTTGA
- a CDS encoding YciI family protein, translated as MTRYLLLIHDNEADYQAADDTVRRALDDAHAAFDREHKDVILSGEHLQPTSTATVVREDGAGGHLVTDGAYAETKEALGGYYIIEVSDLDAALAVAKRLPFFGRTGEAAVEVRPLF; from the coding sequence ATGACGCGCTATCTGCTGCTCATCCACGACAACGAGGCCGACTACCAGGCCGCCGACGACACCGTCAGGAGGGCACTCGACGACGCCCACGCGGCTTTCGACCGCGAGCACAAGGACGTCATCCTCAGTGGCGAGCACCTGCAGCCGACCTCGACCGCGACGGTGGTGCGCGAGGACGGCGCCGGTGGCCACCTGGTGACGGACGGCGCCTACGCCGAGACCAAGGAGGCGCTGGGCGGCTACTACATCATCGAGGTCTCCGACCTGGACGCCGCGCTCGCGGTCGCCAAGCGGCTGCCCTTCTTCGGCAGGACCGGGGAAGCCGCCGTCGAGGTGCGCCCGCTCTTCTGA
- a CDS encoding RNA polymerase sigma factor, giving the protein MPTDRQSREPGKAAVARAVAEAHRGQWAFVLAATVRVTRDLDLAEECVQDAYAKALVAWASAGIPARPGAWLTTAARNRAVDVIRRDAFFRSALPLLAADDDETVTGPADGEDIPDERLRLIFTCCHPALAPQDRVALTLRLVCGLTTAETARAFLVGETAMAARITRAKKKITAARIPYRIPDSGDLPERVDAVLTVVDLVFTTGHVAPEGPALLRTDLIARAADLARMLGDLLPGDAEVAGLRALILLTDARRPARLDTAGAPVLLADQDRGRWDRAAIAEGLVLVRRALRRRPPGPFGLRAAIAAVHAEAPSWEATDWQEIVGLYDLLLGRRPTPVAALNRAVAVGFADGPAAGLAALDGLAAEQRLAGYPYASVARGEFLHRLGRLATAGSAYREALLHTSNAVERDFLLARIDALDAEQPG; this is encoded by the coding sequence ATGCCCACCGACCGGCAGAGCCGCGAGCCGGGGAAGGCCGCAGTGGCCCGCGCCGTCGCCGAGGCGCACCGCGGCCAGTGGGCCTTCGTACTGGCCGCGACCGTCCGGGTCACCCGCGACCTGGACCTGGCGGAGGAGTGCGTGCAGGACGCCTACGCCAAGGCCCTGGTCGCATGGGCCTCGGCCGGCATTCCGGCTCGCCCGGGCGCCTGGCTGACGACCGCCGCCCGCAACCGTGCCGTGGACGTCATCCGGCGCGACGCCTTCTTCCGCTCGGCGCTGCCGCTGCTGGCCGCCGACGACGACGAGACGGTGACCGGACCGGCCGACGGCGAGGACATCCCCGACGAGCGGCTGCGGCTGATCTTCACCTGCTGTCACCCCGCCCTCGCCCCGCAGGACCGGGTGGCCCTGACGCTGCGCCTGGTCTGCGGGCTGACGACGGCGGAGACCGCCCGCGCCTTCCTGGTCGGCGAGACGGCCATGGCGGCCAGGATCACCCGGGCGAAGAAGAAGATCACCGCGGCCCGCATCCCGTACCGGATTCCGGACTCCGGCGATCTGCCCGAGCGGGTCGACGCGGTGCTGACGGTGGTCGACCTGGTGTTCACCACCGGGCATGTCGCGCCCGAAGGGCCGGCGCTGCTGCGCACCGACCTGATCGCCCGGGCCGCCGACCTGGCCAGGATGCTCGGCGACCTGCTGCCGGGCGACGCGGAGGTCGCGGGCCTGCGCGCACTGATCCTGCTCACCGACGCGCGCCGGCCGGCCCGGCTCGACACCGCGGGCGCCCCGGTACTGCTGGCCGACCAGGACCGCGGCCGGTGGGACCGCGCGGCGATCGCCGAGGGCCTGGTCCTGGTCCGCCGGGCGCTGCGCCGCCGGCCGCCCGGCCCGTTCGGGCTGCGGGCGGCGATCGCGGCGGTGCACGCCGAGGCACCCTCATGGGAGGCGACGGACTGGCAGGAGATCGTCGGACTCTACGACCTGCTGCTGGGCCGCCGCCCCACCCCGGTGGCCGCGCTGAACCGCGCGGTCGCCGTCGGCTTCGCGGACGGCCCCGCGGCGGGGCTCGCCGCCCTCGACGGCCTCGCGGCGGAACAGCGACTCGCCGGCTACCCCTACGCGTCCGTCGCCCGCGGCGAGTTCCTGCACCGCCTCGGCCGCCTCGCCACAGCCGGGTCCGCGTATCGCGAGGCGCTGCTGCACACCTCGAACGCCGTCGAGCGGGACTTCCTGCTCGCCCGGATCGACGCGCTCGACGCGGAGCAGCCGGGCTGA